One Carassius carassius chromosome 28, fCarCar2.1, whole genome shotgun sequence genomic window carries:
- the tbx4 gene encoding T-box transcription factor TBX4: MLQEKASAVADEGMTVAQLGGQPELASDSSHLCLPTTPSIPQNNESDQNIENIKVVLHDRELWKKFHEAGTEMIITKAGRRMFPSYKVKVTGMNPKTKYILLTDIVPADDHRYKFCDNKWMVAGKAEPAMPGRLYVHPDSPATGAHWMRQLVSFQKLKLTNNHLDPFGHIILNSMHKYQPRLHIVKADENNAFGSKNTAYCTHVFHETAFISVTSYQNHKITQLKIENNPFAKGFRGSDEGDLRVSRLQGKDYPVISKNMVRQRLISSHGHLSGKLGAGVLSSHPQVVSHYQYDSGIPLSNSDSQEALSNSFPSSRESSLIYHCFKHRDNTRHLELGCKRPYLDTTSSAVSDEHYFRSPPSYDPPLLSHPYCSDALGSREACMYGGMEGEAGGTVGGDDLPVTSLNCNMWASVQPYPRYGMQSVEAMPYQPYPAHFNSTASAASVVPHHSPSMQRPHPAPPDLVTFSTQRVLPPTPSSASSPRDRAHSSLFHRKPGSPVRSQRDFTGYPTHSPTSTREPGYQYQTGLSSVGPHWTDS; this comes from the exons ATGCTACAGGAGAAGGCCTCAGCTGTGGCTGATGAAGGTATGACCGTGGCCCAGTTGGGTGGGCAGCCTGAGCTTGCCAGTGATTCCTCACATTTGTGCCTGCCTACAACTCCCAGCATTCCCCAGAACAATGAGTCTGACCAG AACATTGAAAACATCAAAGTGGTTCTTCACGACAGGGAACTATGGAAAAAGTTCCATGAGGCCGGAACCGAGATGATCATTACCAAAGCAGGCAG GCGGATGTTTCCCAGCTACAAAGTTAAAGTCACAGGAATGAAtcccaagaccaaatacattctCTTAACTGACATTGTTCCAGCTGATGACCATCGGTACAAGTTCTGTGACAACAAGTG gaTGGTGGCTGGAAAAGCAGAGCCTGCAATGCCTGGAAGACTCTATGTCCACCCAGACTCTCCTGCAACAGGGGCCCATTGGATGAGACAGCTGGTCTCCTTTCAAAAGCTGAAGCTCACAAACAACCACCTTGATCCTTTTGGGCAC ATCATCTTGAACTCAATGCACAAATACCAGCCCAGGTTGCACATCGTGAAGGCAGATGAAAACAATGCCTTTGGCTCTAAGAACACAGCCTACTGCACTCATGTCTTCCATGAGACAGCTTTCATCTCTGTTACATCCTATCAGAACCATAAG atCACCCAGTTAAAAATTGAGAACAATCCTTTCGCCAAAGGTTTCCGTGGCAGCGATGAGGGTGATTTGCGTGTGTCCAGACTTCAAGG GAAAGATTACCCTGTAATTTCTAAGAACATGGTCCGGCAGCGGCTTATCTCATCACATGGCCATCTGTCAGGAAAACTGGGTGCAGGTGTGCTGAGTAGCCACCCGCAGGTGGTTTCTCACTATCAGTATGACAGTGGCATCCCTCTGTCGAACTCCGATTCCCAGGAAGCTCTCTCTAACTCCTTCCCATCTAGCCGAGAATCCAGCCTTATTTACCACTGCTTTAAGCACAGAG atAACACAAGGCATTTGGAGTTGGGATGCAAACGCCCCTATCTTGACACAACATCCTCTGCAGTTTCAGATGAGCACTATTTCCGTTCCCCTCCTTCCTACGATCCACCCTTGCTGTCCCATCCATACTGCAGCGATGCGTTGGGTTCTAGAGAGGCATGCATGTATGGAGGAATGGAGGGAGAGGCAGGGGGCACAGTAGGTGGCGATGACCTCCCGGTCACCTCCCTGAACTGCAATATGTGGGCGTCAGTGCAGCCGTATCCTCGTTACGGCATGCAAAGTGTGGAGGCTATGCCATACCAGCCCTATCCCGCCCACTTCAACAGCACAGCCTCTGCTGCCTCTGTGGTTCCCCACCACTCACCGTCCATGCAGCGTCCACATCCAGCACCTCCCGACCTAGTTACGTTTAGCACACAGCGGGTCTTGCCACCCACACCATCTTCAGCATCCTCCCCCCGTGACAGAGCACATTCCTCACTGTTTCATAGGAAGCCTGGGTCGCCGGTTCGTTCACAAAGGGATTTCACAGGGTATCCGACCCATAGCCCCACTTCAACACGAGAACCAGGCTATCAATACCAAACGGGCCTCAGCAGTGTTGGGCCACACTGGACTGACAGTTAA